A section of the Bacillus sp. HSf4 genome encodes:
- a CDS encoding extracellular solute-binding protein, with protein sequence MKKRCVFVAAAVFLMLLTSGCSGFQSSGTESGKVSLKFFHRWPKEPEKSFFEEAVKEFEKSHPDVSIQTEAVLNDSYKDKIKVMLGTSQPPDIYFAWSDEFAKKIIRGERALDLTSYYKDDQKWASQLLKSQIEPFSVQGKRYGVPWQMASKELFYNKDIFKKLGLSPPKTWDELIDVCKVLKENGYTPIAFGTKAPWTISHYIATLNQKLVDEETREKDYHTKNAAFTDKGYVEALSKLQELSPYFSKHVNSIDHEYVRQQFKSGKAGMIYAETSEIKLVNDTVNLGLFPFPDIAGQKGRPGMLTGAPEGFMISANTKHPQEAMAFLKFLTSKKMGEKLVKDVGKFSTVKGTAKRENADSNQLEAVKSLNEAKGMVPWFDMDTDPQVVDAYLTNVQQMLSGDKTPEAVMKEVQKAAKS encoded by the coding sequence TTGAAAAAGAGATGCGTATTTGTTGCTGCCGCCGTTTTCCTCATGCTGCTCACAAGCGGCTGTTCAGGGTTTCAAAGCTCGGGAACAGAATCGGGGAAAGTATCGCTGAAATTTTTCCATCGCTGGCCGAAGGAGCCTGAAAAAAGCTTTTTCGAAGAAGCGGTCAAGGAATTTGAAAAGAGCCATCCCGATGTTTCCATTCAGACGGAAGCGGTGCTGAATGATTCCTATAAAGATAAGATCAAAGTCATGCTGGGGACGAGTCAGCCTCCCGACATTTATTTTGCCTGGAGCGATGAGTTTGCCAAGAAAATCATCAGAGGCGAGAGGGCGCTTGATCTCACGTCTTATTACAAAGATGATCAGAAATGGGCTTCACAGCTGTTGAAATCTCAGATTGAACCGTTCAGTGTTCAAGGAAAGAGGTACGGTGTGCCGTGGCAAATGGCCTCCAAAGAGCTTTTTTACAACAAAGATATATTCAAAAAGCTCGGTCTTTCACCTCCGAAAACATGGGACGAACTCATCGATGTCTGCAAAGTATTAAAAGAAAACGGCTATACACCGATCGCTTTCGGAACGAAAGCGCCGTGGACCATCTCCCACTATATTGCGACACTCAATCAAAAGCTTGTCGATGAAGAAACAAGAGAAAAAGATTATCATACGAAAAATGCCGCTTTCACGGATAAAGGATATGTCGAGGCTTTATCCAAATTGCAGGAGCTTTCGCCTTATTTTTCAAAACACGTCAACTCGATCGATCACGAATATGTCAGGCAGCAGTTTAAAAGCGGAAAAGCCGGAATGATTTATGCGGAGACATCGGAAATTAAGCTGGTCAATGACACTGTCAACCTCGGTTTGTTTCCGTTTCCCGACATAGCCGGGCAAAAGGGGAGACCGGGGATGCTGACAGGTGCGCCCGAGGGCTTTATGATTTCGGCGAACACAAAGCATCCGCAAGAAGCGATGGCGTTTCTGAAATTTTTGACGTCAAAAAAAATGGGTGAAAAACTCGTCAAAGATGTCGGCAAGTTCAGTACAGTCAAAGGAACGGCCAAGCGGGAAAATGCGGATTCCAACCAGCTCGAAGCCGTCAAAAGCCTCAATGAAGCGAAAGGGATGGTCCCTTGGTTTGATATGGATACAGATCCTCAAGTCGTTGATGCCTATTTAACAAACGTGCAGCAGATGCTCAGCGGTGACAAAACGCCTGAAGCGGTGATGAAAGAGGTGCAAAAAGCGGCAAAATCTTAA